A window from Cryptomeria japonica chromosome 1, Sugi_1.0, whole genome shotgun sequence encodes these proteins:
- the LOC131070923 gene encoding pentatricopeptide repeat-containing protein At2g22070 isoform X2, with product MPLKNTCSWNTLVAGYAKVGKFEYAFQLFDEMPQRDAVTWTVMISTYTQLGLCLEALQLYKRMLQEGTLPNQFTFTSVVSGCTNLESFQLGKEVHCHIILLGFGSYVAVGNSLVSMYAKCGNIEKAQCVFDQMPLRNVYSWNTLIGMYANSGSLDFMQRLFDKMPTKDVVSWNSMIVGYVQHGCEKKGLELFVQMQQDSMNPDLITFISVLTACSNIEALKQGKQIHAHAIKTGLELLQTMGNALVSMYAKCGCMDDARFVFDKMPEPNVVSSTAMIDGHLKCGSIDFARQLFDGMPERDIVSWTAIIVGYAQYGDGNEVIELFEEMLGSGLKPNNFTFSCILSVFASLADLEKGKQVHAYTTKIGFNYHVSVGNSLVTMYAKCGVIEDANQVFRHMPERDAVSWTAIIAGNAQHGFGREAIQLFETMLQKGMKPDHITFLGILTACSHAGLVDEGRHYFNFMTQNHCITPGASHYACMVDLLGRAGCLKEAEDLLNNMPIEPNASMWGALLGSCRVHGNVDLAKRAAESIFVLEPKHAGAYSLLANVYASSGRWDDVAKVRKMMKDRGVKKDPGCSWIEIKNRVHVFGVEDGRHPQKQEIYAMLEKLALQIREEGYVPNMKFVLHDVDEERKEQILCHHSEKLAIAFGLINTPSGTTIRIIKNLRACGDCHTATKFISKIVGREIIVRDAIRFHHFKDGLCSCGEFW from the coding sequence ATGCCTCTGAAAAACACATGCTCGTGGAACACTTTAGTGGCTGGTTATGCCAAAGTGGGGAAGTTTGAGTACGCTTTTCAATTGTTTGACGAAATGCCTCAACGGGATGCGGTGACATGGACCGTCATGATTTCAACTTACACCCAACTTGGTCTTTGCCTGGAAGCTCTTCAGCTCTACAAGCGAATGCTGCAAGAAGGAACATTGCCAAACCAGTTTACTTTTACCAGTGTTGTTAGCGGGTGTACCAACCTAGAAAGTTTTCAACTGGGAAAGGAGGTCCATTGTCATATTATTCTATTAGGTTTCGGTTCTTATGTTGCGGTTGGGAATTCACTTGTAAGCATGTATGCCAAATGTGGGAATATTGAGAAGGCACAGTGTGTGTTTGATCAGATGCCTTTGAGAAATGTATACTCATGGAATACTTTGATAGGAATGTATGCTAACTCGGGTAGCTTAGATTTTATGCAGCGTCTGTTTGATAAAATGCCAACAAAAGATGTGGTTTCGTGGAACTCCATGATTGTAGGGTATGTCCAACATGGATGCGAGAAGAAAGGCTTAGAATTATTTGTCCAAATGCAACAGGATAGCATGAATCCAGACTTAATCACTTTCATTAGCGTTCTAACTGCATGTTCCAACATAGAAGCTTTGAAGCAGGGAAAGCAGATTCATGCCCACGCCATCAAAACTGGACTTGAATTGCTTCAGACTATGGGTAATGCACTTGTGAGCATGTATGCGAAATGCGGGTGCATGGATGATGCGCGTTTTGTGTTTGACAAGATGCCTGAACCCAATGTTGTTTCTAGCACTGCTATGATTGACGGACACCTGAAGTGTGGCAGCATAGATTTTGCACGTCAACTGTTTGACGGAATGCCTGAACGTGATATTGTTTCATGGACAGCAATAATTGTAGGATACGCTCAATATGGAGATGGCAATGAAGTTATAGAACTTTTTGAAGAGATGCTAGGATCAGGTCTGAAACCAAACAATTTTACGTTCTCATGTATTCTAAGTGTTTTTGCAAGCCTTGCTGATTTAGAGAAGGGCAAGCAGGTCCATGCGTACACAACCAAAATTGGGTTTAATTACCATGTATCTGTTGGTAACAGTCTTGTTacaatgtatgcaaaatgtggtgTCATAGAAGATGCAAATCAAGTGTTTAGACATATGCCTGAACGAGATGCTGTTTCATGGACAGCAATAATTGCAGGAAATGCTCAACACGGGTTTGGTAGAGAGGCTATCCAGTTATTCGAAACTATGCTACAGAAAGGCATGAAACCAGATCATATTACATTCCTGGGAATTCTTACAGCATGCAGTCATGCAGGCCTGGTGGATGAGGGCCGACACTACTTTAATTTTATGACCCAAAACCATTGTATCACTCCAGGAGCAAGTCATTATGCAtgcatggttgaccttcttggcCGTGCTGGTTGCCTAAAAGAAGCAGAAGATCTCCTCAATAACATGCCTATTGAACCTAATGCTTCCATGTGGGGAGCGTTGCTTGGTTCCTGCAGAGTTCATGGAAATGTGGATTTAGCAAAACGTGCAGCAGAAAGCATTTTTGTGTTGGAACCAAAACATGCAGGAGCCTATTCACTGTTGGCAAATGTATATGCTTCATCTGGCAGATGGGATGATGTAGCCAAAgtgagaaaaatgatgaaagatagAGGTGTGAAAAAGGACCCAGGATGCAGCTGGATTGAAATTAAGAACAGAGTACATGTGTTTGGTGTAGAAGACGGACGCCATCCTCAAAAACAGGAGATTTATGCAATGCTGGAGAAACTCGCTTTGCAGATTAGGGAGGAAGGTTATGTCCCGAATATGAAGTTTGTGCTTCACGATGTAGACGAGGAGCGCAAAGAACAAATTCTCTGCCACCACAGCGAGAAGTTAGCAATTGCCTTTGGGCTTATCAACACACCCAGTGGAACAACCATAAGAATCATCAAGAACCTGAGGGCATGCGGGGACTGCCATACTGCTACAAAGTTCATCTCCAAAATAGTGGGTCGTGAAATCATTGTGAGGGATGCCATTCGCTTCCATCATTTCAAGGACGGATTGTGTTCGTGTGGAGAGTTTTGGTAA
- the LOC131070923 gene encoding pentatricopeptide repeat-containing protein At2g22070 isoform X1 produces MKDLFQGKRLHAHMLKANLNPCINMGNSLINMYCKCDSLLDARRVFDRMPLKNTCSWNTLVAGYAKVGKFEYAFQLFDEMPQRDAVTWTVMISTYTQLGLCLEALQLYKRMLQEGTLPNQFTFTSVVSGCTNLESFQLGKEVHCHIILLGFGSYVAVGNSLVSMYAKCGNIEKAQCVFDQMPLRNVYSWNTLIGMYANSGSLDFMQRLFDKMPTKDVVSWNSMIVGYVQHGCEKKGLELFVQMQQDSMNPDLITFISVLTACSNIEALKQGKQIHAHAIKTGLELLQTMGNALVSMYAKCGCMDDARFVFDKMPEPNVVSSTAMIDGHLKCGSIDFARQLFDGMPERDIVSWTAIIVGYAQYGDGNEVIELFEEMLGSGLKPNNFTFSCILSVFASLADLEKGKQVHAYTTKIGFNYHVSVGNSLVTMYAKCGVIEDANQVFRHMPERDAVSWTAIIAGNAQHGFGREAIQLFETMLQKGMKPDHITFLGILTACSHAGLVDEGRHYFNFMTQNHCITPGASHYACMVDLLGRAGCLKEAEDLLNNMPIEPNASMWGALLGSCRVHGNVDLAKRAAESIFVLEPKHAGAYSLLANVYASSGRWDDVAKVRKMMKDRGVKKDPGCSWIEIKNRVHVFGVEDGRHPQKQEIYAMLEKLALQIREEGYVPNMKFVLHDVDEERKEQILCHHSEKLAIAFGLINTPSGTTIRIIKNLRACGDCHTATKFISKIVGREIIVRDAIRFHHFKDGLCSCGEFW; encoded by the coding sequence atgaaagatttaTTTCAAGGAAAAAGACTCCATGCTCACATGCTTAAAGCTAACTTAAATCCATGTATAAACATGGGTAACAGTCTTATTAACATGTATTGCAAATGTGACAGTCTCCTGGACGCACGCCGAGTATTTGACAGAATGCCTCTGAAAAACACATGCTCGTGGAACACTTTAGTGGCTGGTTATGCCAAAGTGGGGAAGTTTGAGTACGCTTTTCAATTGTTTGACGAAATGCCTCAACGGGATGCGGTGACATGGACCGTCATGATTTCAACTTACACCCAACTTGGTCTTTGCCTGGAAGCTCTTCAGCTCTACAAGCGAATGCTGCAAGAAGGAACATTGCCAAACCAGTTTACTTTTACCAGTGTTGTTAGCGGGTGTACCAACCTAGAAAGTTTTCAACTGGGAAAGGAGGTCCATTGTCATATTATTCTATTAGGTTTCGGTTCTTATGTTGCGGTTGGGAATTCACTTGTAAGCATGTATGCCAAATGTGGGAATATTGAGAAGGCACAGTGTGTGTTTGATCAGATGCCTTTGAGAAATGTATACTCATGGAATACTTTGATAGGAATGTATGCTAACTCGGGTAGCTTAGATTTTATGCAGCGTCTGTTTGATAAAATGCCAACAAAAGATGTGGTTTCGTGGAACTCCATGATTGTAGGGTATGTCCAACATGGATGCGAGAAGAAAGGCTTAGAATTATTTGTCCAAATGCAACAGGATAGCATGAATCCAGACTTAATCACTTTCATTAGCGTTCTAACTGCATGTTCCAACATAGAAGCTTTGAAGCAGGGAAAGCAGATTCATGCCCACGCCATCAAAACTGGACTTGAATTGCTTCAGACTATGGGTAATGCACTTGTGAGCATGTATGCGAAATGCGGGTGCATGGATGATGCGCGTTTTGTGTTTGACAAGATGCCTGAACCCAATGTTGTTTCTAGCACTGCTATGATTGACGGACACCTGAAGTGTGGCAGCATAGATTTTGCACGTCAACTGTTTGACGGAATGCCTGAACGTGATATTGTTTCATGGACAGCAATAATTGTAGGATACGCTCAATATGGAGATGGCAATGAAGTTATAGAACTTTTTGAAGAGATGCTAGGATCAGGTCTGAAACCAAACAATTTTACGTTCTCATGTATTCTAAGTGTTTTTGCAAGCCTTGCTGATTTAGAGAAGGGCAAGCAGGTCCATGCGTACACAACCAAAATTGGGTTTAATTACCATGTATCTGTTGGTAACAGTCTTGTTacaatgtatgcaaaatgtggtgTCATAGAAGATGCAAATCAAGTGTTTAGACATATGCCTGAACGAGATGCTGTTTCATGGACAGCAATAATTGCAGGAAATGCTCAACACGGGTTTGGTAGAGAGGCTATCCAGTTATTCGAAACTATGCTACAGAAAGGCATGAAACCAGATCATATTACATTCCTGGGAATTCTTACAGCATGCAGTCATGCAGGCCTGGTGGATGAGGGCCGACACTACTTTAATTTTATGACCCAAAACCATTGTATCACTCCAGGAGCAAGTCATTATGCAtgcatggttgaccttcttggcCGTGCTGGTTGCCTAAAAGAAGCAGAAGATCTCCTCAATAACATGCCTATTGAACCTAATGCTTCCATGTGGGGAGCGTTGCTTGGTTCCTGCAGAGTTCATGGAAATGTGGATTTAGCAAAACGTGCAGCAGAAAGCATTTTTGTGTTGGAACCAAAACATGCAGGAGCCTATTCACTGTTGGCAAATGTATATGCTTCATCTGGCAGATGGGATGATGTAGCCAAAgtgagaaaaatgatgaaagatagAGGTGTGAAAAAGGACCCAGGATGCAGCTGGATTGAAATTAAGAACAGAGTACATGTGTTTGGTGTAGAAGACGGACGCCATCCTCAAAAACAGGAGATTTATGCAATGCTGGAGAAACTCGCTTTGCAGATTAGGGAGGAAGGTTATGTCCCGAATATGAAGTTTGTGCTTCACGATGTAGACGAGGAGCGCAAAGAACAAATTCTCTGCCACCACAGCGAGAAGTTAGCAATTGCCTTTGGGCTTATCAACACACCCAGTGGAACAACCATAAGAATCATCAAGAACCTGAGGGCATGCGGGGACTGCCATACTGCTACAAAGTTCATCTCCAAAATAGTGGGTCGTGAAATCATTGTGAGGGATGCCATTCGCTTCCATCATTTCAAGGACGGATTGTGTTCGTGTGGAGAGTTTTGGTAA